The Methanomassiliicoccales archaeon genomic sequence GTCTGCCGCATCAAGCTTCTTCAGCTCGTCCCTGCCGATCAGAGCGGTGCTCTCGATGCTCGCCCTTGACTTGACCTTTTCTATGAAAATGACCGAGCGGTGCTCGGTGATCTTGCTGATGTCCGAGACCACTTTCGCCTTCTCCAATAGCCTGTTCTCCCTGAATCCTACGCCGGTAAGAATGAGCACTTCGCGGTCCTTGGTCAGCGCCTCGAACGGGCATTTGGTGGTCGGCAGGACGGAGAAGCCCATCTGCATCAGCCGCTCGAAGATCTGCTTGGTGAACGCGTCCATGTTGCCGAGGTCCGGGGCCGGTTTTGCCTCTCCGGTCCTGTGCTCGAAGAGGTCCACCGGCACCACCAGCGGCTGCTTCAAGTAGTCCTCCAGACGAACGGCGACCCCGATCATGGCGCCCATGCCCGTCTCATACATCTGGATAGTGCGCCTGGAAACCCCGGCCGCCTCGGCCAGATTGCCCAGGCTGATCCCCCTCTCATCTCTTATCTGGCGCAAGGCCAGGCTGTCCAACTTCACGTAGAGGCCGCCAGGAGCGGCGA encodes the following:
- a CDS encoding transcriptional regulator yields the protein MPREELIAGVRETLARAGFYVSKPLNMRSISFDVVARRDKTLLVIKILSNVDAFSKENAEEMKTLAEALQASPLMVGERSGSGIIEDGIVYSRFAVPIVCLQTLGDYLLEGVPPFIFAAPGGLYVKLDSLALRQIRDERGISLGNLAEAAGVSRRTIQMYETGMGAMIGVAVRLEDYLKQPLVVPVDLFEHRTGEAKPAPDLGNMDAFTKQIFERLMQMGFSVLPTTKCPFEALTKDREVLILTGVGFRENRLLEKAKVVSDISKITEHRSVIFIEKVKSRASIESTALIGRDELKKLDAADKLFHLVEQRSSESNAKR